A window of Saimiri boliviensis isolate mSaiBol1 chromosome 1, mSaiBol1.pri, whole genome shotgun sequence genomic DNA:
TAGTTCAACACTACTGGAATGGTTTCTTGGGGAAAACTGGCCTCTTTCAGGGAAAATGTTATCAAATATTGGAAGCAGAAGGATTATAGATTACACATCacacaaacaattaaaaatacagtggCTTTATTTCCATCGTTTATAGTCCCCAGCATCCCATCTGATAAGAACCTTCAAttctataaacaaaaatatttcaagaaagtaTGTTACATGATAGTACATATAAGTAATAGTTTGGCAGAATTTTATCAACTCTAGTAGTTCTTACcccaaaaaacaaattttaaaattcaaaaataacagctttatttaacatatgttacatcttaacatttaaaataccatGCTCTAGTTAAATATTTCAACAATactgtatacaaataaaatattacacaaaatatatttaagaaaatgttttggtCTTTGAtctgaacaataaataaaaacacaggcaCTTCTACATAGACAGGGAAGCAATTACTACTCAGAATAATCATCTTGTATAAGCAACGTGAAAATATGGCAATAATAAATTCTGGAGTTTTAAACTGACAAACCACCTATGCAAAAGTCTGCAACTTCAATCTTTTCACTCAAGTTCAAAAGTTACATATGTTTTCCTGGTCCAAATTGAAAATTCACAAACATGGTATGGTTGTTCCGGACAATTCAGTCTTCAGTTGGCCATTAAGGAATCAtactcattattttcaaatactaaaATTACGTTATGATATGACTCAGCAAaccaaatacaagaaaaattaaaccCTCTTTCTCCTTATTATGACCATAAGATCACAATAAGATAAATTAGATGAGTGTCAGACAATGATTTTCACTTTGCAAAATTAATTAACACAAGAAAATACTGTTGGGGCAGCAGGAAATTTCCACAATTGAAAAGTGAATTCCGCAATTGAAAATTAAAGTGTCAGTTTTCtagacaattttaaatttatccaaatcccataaaaatgaacataattcATTTCACAAAAACCACCAGATCACGTTAACAAAGTCTTTGTAGCCAATAGGCTGATAAACATCTGAACTGCAGATAAATCAGTCATTATTATGGGAAGTAGGAATATTATAGAAGagggtaaaacaaaaataacttaaaatggtAGAATTCCAGAAACATGATTTCAGATAAGAGGGGACAAGGTGTTTAAAAATGATCACTAGCCGGTAAGATCAGAACCAATCATTCTGCCGTATCACCcgtaaaaaaaattaccaacttTCGCTTTCCCTCTTCACTTAAGTACCAAATTGAAGGGGTTAGTTAGAGGCCCTCAAATGGATACCACTCATAAAGGCAATTTTCACAGTTTAATATAGAAATTGCTCTAATGTGAGAACATAACATGGGAACTATTCAAAATACACCTTTCTATGCAAAAttgaatttgtatatattttagcattttaaatgaGCACTCTGCAACTGAGACCAAATATCAATCATCTCTTGAGGTTTTCTACTATGTACTAACATCAGATCTACGTAGGAACAGatgttattcttgtttttctcctcAATATCAAATGTCCTGAAGCCTTTGTGTTTCTCTGGAACGAGGCCCAGTTTCTGAAGGCACATTCCAGTATAAACGTCATCAATGGGGTAGAGATGGACCTGGTCAGTGATATGGTACAGCCTCCGTGCTAGGAGGCCAGAGTAGAGGAACCCCCCTCCCCCTGCATAGGGCGGGTAGAGGCCGGAGTAAACAACTTCTGGGATGTAGTACTTCAGCTTCTTATCCCGATGAGGTCCAGCATTGTGGATCACATCACCTATAAACAGATCTTTGGCTTTGCTCTTGGATAAGCTATTCAAGTAATTCAGGATGTGATGGGTGTTCACAAAAACATCGTCATCGCCCTTGAAAACAAACTCAGTGTCTGGGCAGGAAGTACTTACCCACCTGAGAAACAGCACTTCCTTCAGAGACAAGTTGAAGAAAGTGTCTCTGTAGTTCCACATGAGAATGTCTTGGTGCTTCTCACTCTCAAATTTCAGCATATCTGAAAGGTCAGGGTGGTTGTCCTCTGGGGTTGTCTGGCCCAGCAGGAAGACTCGCACCACCGTTTGGTTCCCCGCATTGCTTTCTTGGCCCCAGGATTCCCGAATGGCTTGCCTTCTGGCAAAGTGTGGAGTGAGGGACTTAATCGCCAGCAATAAGAAGGGTTTCTTTGCACACTTTTCCGGCTGATCTATAAGCAGTGAATAATTGCGGCATCTCAAATACAGCAGAAAGTCTTTAAATCTGTCCGGCAAGTTGTTAAAACCCGTAACCACCGACGTGACCCTCAGGTCAGGTTCACAGTAGTTCAGATGGCTTACATTGGAGACCCTGCCCGCCTCCCCCGTCTGGTTGGCCAGCATGCTCAGGATGGGGTTGTACTGCCGGTTCAGTTTCTCTTGCTCTCGGTTCCAGTATGCTTCGGGAGGGGTGGATATCTTCCAGAACTTCTCTTTGGGTATTATTActtctccttttccatttttttcttggctACTGCTTTTGGAGACTTCCacaatcaaataaatgaaaacatttgccaTCATCAGGATACCCAACAACTTTATTCTTCGACGTCCAACACTCATTTCTCATATCTGGAATAAAGGGGTGAAGTACTGTATCAATTAATTATCAATTTGCATTTGCacatacaatttatt
This region includes:
- the B3GNT2 gene encoding N-acetyllactosaminide beta-1,3-N-acetylglucosaminyltransferase 2, whose product is MSVGRRRIKLLGILMMANVFIYLIVEVSKSSSQEKNGKGEVIIPKEKFWKISTPPEAYWNREQEKLNRQYNPILSMLANQTGEAGRVSNVSHLNYCEPDLRVTSVVTGFNNLPDRFKDFLLYLRCRNYSLLIDQPEKCAKKPFLLLAIKSLTPHFARRQAIRESWGQESNAGNQTVVRVFLLGQTTPEDNHPDLSDMLKFESEKHQDILMWNYRDTFFNLSLKEVLFLRWVSTSCPDTEFVFKGDDDVFVNTHHILNYLNSLSKSKAKDLFIGDVIHNAGPHRDKKLKYYIPEVVYSGLYPPYAGGGGFLYSGLLARRLYHITDQVHLYPIDDVYTGMCLQKLGLVPEKHKGFRTFDIEEKNKNNICSYVDLMLVHSRKPQEMIDIWSQLQSAHLKC